A stretch of the Streptomyces sp. NBC_00078 genome encodes the following:
- a CDS encoding LCP family protein produces MSDPWGEGRTRGHSATRDRSTSVPRQRETDDGPPRPSHGGRAAARRAARSKGQRSGRRAKLATRRKRIARTALFTVSVLILVTAGAGAWLYEHLNGNIRSVAIDGGADGKEKADAFGRTPINLLVIGSDGRNNAADCRLGGGCGTASSTAGHNADVEMVVHVSADRSNATVMSVPRDTMTNVPACKDPGSGQSTGGYYGQINSALQYGAACQVKTVHQLTGIPIDHFAMLDFSGVVKMSDAVGGVSVCVSDDVYDTYSHLKLAKGTHTLKGEAALEFVRSRHGFGDGSDLGRTVSQHLFLGAMIRKFKSAGTLANPAKVYSLADAATNALTVDTGLGSVGKLVDLATDLNKVPSQRMTFTTMQTAADPANKERVVPASAAKALFATIADDRSLTSGSGKKVSGDKKASASPSATVPASGVAVRVENGTTTGGRASVIADALLAKGFGSGTTSGNAAEQSSRTTITYGPGQQAEARTAASALGLPASHLTQGSASGIVLVIGSDWPSGTSYGSAAPADTHAAVADAHAQTADKAKNCAEVSPYQTVQINGVAMTPAQAYAAAAGKKDSAP; encoded by the coding sequence TTGAGCGACCCCTGGGGCGAGGGCAGAACCCGCGGCCATTCCGCCACACGTGATCGCTCGACGAGCGTTCCCCGCCAGCGCGAGACGGACGACGGACCGCCTCGCCCATCGCACGGCGGCCGGGCGGCCGCTCGGCGGGCGGCACGTTCCAAGGGACAACGGTCGGGCCGCCGGGCCAAGCTCGCCACCCGGCGCAAACGAATAGCCCGCACAGCCCTGTTCACGGTGTCGGTGCTGATCCTGGTCACCGCCGGAGCCGGTGCCTGGCTGTACGAGCATCTGAACGGCAACATCAGGAGTGTCGCCATCGACGGCGGCGCCGACGGCAAGGAGAAGGCGGACGCCTTCGGCCGGACCCCGATCAACCTTCTGGTGATCGGCTCGGACGGCAGGAACAACGCGGCCGACTGCAGACTGGGCGGCGGCTGCGGCACGGCGAGTTCGACCGCCGGGCACAACGCGGACGTGGAGATGGTGGTCCACGTCTCGGCCGACCGCTCCAACGCCACCGTGATGAGCGTGCCGCGCGACACCATGACCAACGTCCCCGCCTGCAAGGACCCGGGCAGCGGCCAGTCGACGGGCGGCTACTACGGGCAGATCAACAGCGCCCTCCAGTACGGCGCGGCCTGCCAGGTCAAGACCGTGCACCAGCTCACCGGCATCCCCATCGACCACTTCGCGATGCTCGACTTCTCCGGCGTGGTGAAGATGTCCGACGCGGTGGGCGGTGTGTCGGTGTGCGTCAGCGACGACGTCTACGACACCTACTCGCATCTGAAGCTCGCCAAGGGCACGCACACCCTCAAGGGCGAGGCCGCGCTGGAGTTCGTCCGCTCCCGGCACGGCTTCGGGGACGGCAGCGACCTGGGCCGTACGGTCTCCCAGCACCTCTTCCTCGGGGCCATGATCCGCAAGTTCAAGAGCGCGGGCACGCTGGCGAACCCGGCCAAGGTCTACTCGCTTGCGGACGCGGCCACCAACGCGCTGACCGTGGACACCGGCCTGGGCAGCGTCGGCAAGCTCGTCGATCTGGCGACGGACCTGAACAAGGTGCCGTCGCAGCGGATGACGTTCACCACGATGCAGACCGCGGCGGACCCGGCAAACAAGGAGCGCGTCGTGCCCGCGTCCGCTGCGAAGGCGCTGTTCGCGACCATCGCCGACGACCGGTCGCTGACGTCGGGCAGCGGCAAGAAGGTGAGCGGCGACAAGAAGGCCTCGGCCTCCCCGTCGGCGACCGTGCCGGCCTCCGGGGTGGCCGTACGGGTCGAGAACGGCACCACCACCGGCGGACGCGCCTCAGTGATCGCCGACGCCCTCCTCGCCAAGGGCTTCGGCTCGGGCACCACCTCGGGCAACGCCGCCGAGCAGTCGTCGCGGACGACGATCACCTACGGCCCCGGGCAGCAGGCCGAAGCCCGGACGGCGGCCTCCGCCCTCGGGCTGCCCGCCTCGCACCTCACCCAGGGGAGCGCGAGCGGGATCGTCCTGGTCATCGGCAGCGACTGGCCGAGCGGCACGTCGTACGGCTCCGCAGCCCCCGCCGACACCCACGCCGCCGTCGCCGACGCCCACGCCCAGACCGCCGACAAGGCCAAGAACTGCGCGGAGGTCAGCCCCTACCAGACGGTCCAGATCAACGGGGTGGCGATGACACCGGCTCAGGCCTATGCGGCGGCAGCGGGGAAGAAGGACTCGGCGCCGTAA
- the tatA gene encoding Sec-independent protein translocase subunit TatA, with translation MLRNGLEPWHLLIVAIVIIVLFGSKKLPDTARALGKSMRILKSEAKAMKDEGGTQEPVQQTQQTQPVQSVQSVQSVQSTQPKAQTQTES, from the coding sequence ATGCTCCGCAACGGACTGGAACCCTGGCACCTGCTGATCGTGGCGATCGTCATCATCGTGCTGTTCGGATCGAAGAAGCTGCCGGACACGGCGCGTGCGCTGGGCAAGTCGATGCGCATCCTCAAGAGCGAGGCGAAGGCGATGAAGGACGAGGGCGGCACGCAGGAGCCGGTGCAGCAGACGCAACAGACGCAGCCGGTGCAGTCGGTGCAGTCGGTGCAGTCGGTGCAGTCGACGCAGCCGAAGGCGCAGACGCAGACCGAGAGCTGA
- the mgtA gene encoding magnesium-translocating P-type ATPase produces the protein MPVSGSGLDALTVLQTLRHLGSGPRGLTEAEAEERQARFGANTLPGRREASWPTALLRSLRDPFTAVLLCLGLVSAAVASWGTACVILLLVVVSCVLRASGEHRANRSMAALRGLVASTATVLRRTEEDLPPDVREIPVEELVAGDVIRLGPGDLVAADVRLLRAQGLTVHQAVLTGESAPVAKDAADGAQAGGDDFDRSQLCFQGSSIASGSATAVVVATGARTRFAAAHGPGEEARPEASAFDRSVHGISWILIRFMLLTPPLVLMAGAALRDRGLETLPFAVAVAVGLTPEMLPVIVTMCLARGASLLARGHGVIVKRLPSLHDLGAVDVLCLDKTGTLTQDRPVLDRALGPGGHDDPEVLRWAAVNAWWTLQLADLPAPDALDDAVLDAADEDDVMAYDGVAALPFDPLRRLATAVVRTPGRLGTHTLVVKGAAEAVLERCVLADRERAGLLALAARQADDGLRVLAVATAERPARTRDYTPADERGLDFRGFVTFKDALAPTAAEALRALADRGVTVRILTGDHPGTAVRACRDLGVPVPADAVLAADRIDGLTDPELAEAAARTVVFARCAPEHKARIATALRTSGHTVGYLGDGVNDLPALRAADVGIAPRDAVAVARESADVVLAEKDLTAIDHSIAAGRYSGGNIATYLRVSLSSNLGNVIAMLAAGLLLPFLPMLPAQVLVQNLCFDAAQLAFAHDRPHPSVLRRPILLRPRDLLRFITGFGALNAVADLATFGVLALALHGSDGLDDAAVFHSGWFTENLLTQGLVMLLLRAGSAGAGHGRGPGPIGWAAGALAAVGLLLPVSPFGSLLGFTPLPPLYYLLLAAVLAMYTIGLLAVRGCSRLYSCAM, from the coding sequence GTGCCCGTGTCCGGATCGGGTCTTGATGCGCTCACCGTGCTGCAGACGCTGCGGCACCTGGGCAGCGGTCCTCGCGGTCTGACCGAGGCGGAGGCCGAGGAGCGGCAGGCGCGGTTCGGGGCGAACACGCTGCCGGGCCGGCGGGAAGCCTCCTGGCCGACGGCGTTGCTGCGCAGCCTGCGCGACCCGTTCACCGCCGTACTGCTCTGCCTCGGGCTGGTGTCGGCGGCCGTCGCCTCCTGGGGCACCGCCTGCGTGATCCTCCTGCTGGTCGTGGTGAGCTGCGTGCTGCGCGCGTCCGGGGAGCACCGGGCGAACCGGTCCATGGCCGCGCTGCGCGGCCTGGTCGCCAGCACGGCCACTGTCCTGCGCCGCACCGAGGAGGACCTGCCCCCGGACGTCCGGGAGATCCCGGTGGAGGAGCTGGTGGCGGGGGACGTGATCCGGCTGGGGCCGGGCGATCTCGTCGCGGCGGACGTACGGCTGCTGCGGGCGCAGGGGCTGACCGTGCATCAGGCGGTGCTCACGGGCGAGTCGGCGCCCGTGGCCAAGGACGCCGCTGACGGGGCGCAGGCGGGCGGCGACGACTTCGACCGGTCCCAGCTGTGCTTCCAGGGCAGCAGCATCGCCTCCGGCAGCGCCACCGCGGTCGTCGTGGCGACCGGCGCGCGGACGCGGTTCGCGGCGGCCCACGGCCCGGGGGAGGAGGCCCGGCCCGAGGCCAGCGCCTTCGACCGGTCGGTGCACGGCATCTCCTGGATCCTCATCCGGTTCATGCTGCTGACCCCGCCGCTGGTCCTCATGGCGGGCGCCGCCCTGCGCGACCGCGGCCTGGAGACGCTGCCGTTCGCCGTGGCGGTGGCGGTCGGGCTGACGCCGGAGATGCTGCCGGTCATCGTCACCATGTGCCTGGCGCGCGGCGCCTCGCTGCTGGCCCGCGGCCACGGGGTGATCGTCAAACGGCTGCCCTCGCTGCACGACCTCGGCGCCGTCGACGTCCTGTGCCTCGACAAGACCGGCACCCTCACCCAGGACCGGCCGGTCCTCGACCGCGCCCTCGGCCCGGGCGGCCACGACGATCCCGAGGTGCTGCGCTGGGCCGCGGTCAACGCCTGGTGGACCCTCCAGCTCGCCGACCTGCCCGCCCCGGACGCCCTCGACGACGCGGTCCTGGACGCGGCCGACGAGGACGACGTCATGGCGTACGACGGGGTGGCGGCCCTACCGTTCGATCCGCTGCGGCGTCTCGCGACCGCCGTCGTGCGCACACCGGGCCGGCTCGGCACGCACACCCTGGTCGTCAAGGGAGCCGCCGAGGCCGTACTGGAACGCTGTGTCCTGGCGGACCGGGAGCGCGCGGGGCTGCTCGCGCTCGCGGCACGCCAGGCGGACGACGGGCTGCGGGTGCTGGCCGTCGCCACCGCGGAGCGTCCCGCGCGCACGCGCGACTACACGCCCGCCGACGAACGCGGCCTGGACTTCCGGGGGTTCGTCACCTTCAAGGACGCCCTCGCCCCCACCGCCGCCGAAGCGCTGAGGGCGCTCGCCGACCGTGGCGTCACCGTCCGGATCCTCACCGGCGACCACCCGGGCACCGCCGTGCGCGCCTGCCGCGACCTGGGCGTCCCCGTGCCCGCGGACGCCGTCCTCGCCGCGGACCGCATCGACGGCCTCACCGATCCCGAACTCGCCGAGGCCGCCGCCCGCACCGTCGTCTTCGCCCGCTGCGCCCCCGAGCACAAGGCCCGTATCGCCACCGCCCTGCGCACGAGCGGGCACACCGTCGGCTACCTGGGTGACGGGGTCAACGACCTGCCCGCCCTGCGCGCCGCCGACGTCGGTATCGCACCCCGGGACGCCGTGGCCGTCGCCCGGGAGAGCGCGGACGTGGTCCTCGCCGAGAAGGACCTCACCGCGATCGACCACAGCATCGCGGCCGGACGGTACTCGGGCGGCAACATCGCCACGTATCTGCGCGTCAGCCTCTCCTCGAACCTCGGCAACGTCATCGCGATGCTCGCGGCGGGCCTGCTGCTGCCCTTCCTGCCGATGCTCCCGGCCCAGGTGCTGGTGCAGAACCTGTGCTTCGACGCCGCCCAGCTCGCCTTCGCCCATGACCGGCCGCATCCGTCCGTGCTGCGCCGCCCGATCCTCCTCCGCCCGCGCGACCTGCTGCGCTTCATCACCGGCTTCGGCGCCCTCAACGCGGTCGCCGACCTCGCCACCTTCGGTGTGCTCGCGCTCGCCCTGCACGGGTCCGACGGTCTGGACGACGCGGCGGTGTTCCACTCCGGCTGGTTCACCGAGAACCTGCTCACCCAGGGCCTGGTGATGCTGTTGCTGCGCGCCGGGAGCGCTGGAGCGGGGCACGGGCGCGGGCCGGGGCCGATCGGCTGGGCGGCGGGGGCGCTGGCCGCCGTAGGACTGCTGCTGCCGGTCTCCCCTTTCGGCTCGCTGCTCGGCTTCACGCCGTTGCCGCCCCTGTACTACCTGCTGCTGGCCGCCGTGCTTGCCATGTACACGATTGGACTGCTTGCAGTCAGAGGGTGCTCTCGGTTATACAGTTGCGCAATGTAG
- a CDS encoding metalloregulator ArsR/SmtB family transcription factor, with the protein MAADIGGFEDPSAEVLAEAAASFGLLASSARLHLVWALAQGESDVTHLADRVGGALPAVSQHLAKLKLAGLVRSRREGRRQIYFVDDPDVVTVVRVMVGQLAARAEGTSLSVRSLRGAGG; encoded by the coding sequence GTGGCGGCAGACATCGGTGGCTTCGAGGATCCGTCCGCCGAGGTGCTCGCGGAGGCGGCCGCCTCCTTCGGACTGCTGGCGTCCTCGGCCCGGCTGCACCTGGTGTGGGCGCTGGCCCAGGGTGAGAGCGACGTGACCCACCTCGCGGACCGGGTCGGCGGCGCGCTGCCCGCGGTCAGCCAGCACCTGGCGAAGCTGAAGCTCGCCGGGCTCGTGCGGTCCCGCCGGGAGGGGCGGCGCCAGATCTACTTCGTCGACGACCCCGACGTCGTGACCGTGGTACGGGTGATGGTGGGTCAGCTCGCCGCGCGCGCCGAGGGGACGTCCCTGTCCGTGCGCAGCCTGCGCGGGGCCGGTGGCTGA
- a CDS encoding PadR family transcriptional regulator, with product MSLRHALLGLLSERTASGYDLLKLFETSLATVWPATQSQIYTELTKLADSGLTAVAAEGPRGRKEYAITGEGLAELRHWLTETKPQRNTRSDILLRVFFLGVLTPEQARGYLADLMEMSEQGVESLSRLAESIDWDDGSLSVYGRIALEYGLRFNAMRREWAEWAAEQIR from the coding sequence ATGAGCCTACGACACGCCCTGCTCGGGCTTCTCTCCGAACGCACCGCCAGCGGGTACGACCTGCTGAAACTCTTCGAGACGTCGCTGGCCACGGTCTGGCCCGCGACACAGAGCCAGATCTACACCGAGCTGACCAAGCTCGCGGACTCCGGCCTGACCGCGGTCGCCGCGGAGGGGCCGCGGGGCCGCAAGGAGTACGCCATCACCGGCGAGGGGCTGGCCGAACTGCGGCACTGGCTGACCGAGACAAAGCCTCAGCGGAACACCCGCAGCGACATCCTGCTGCGGGTCTTCTTCCTCGGCGTGCTGACGCCCGAGCAGGCGCGGGGTTATCTGGCCGATCTGATGGAGATGTCCGAGCAGGGGGTCGAGAGCCTGAGCCGGCTGGCGGAGTCCATCGACTGGGACGACGGCAGTCTGTCGGTCTACGGCAGGATCGCGCTGGAGTACGGGCTGCGGTTCAACGCCATGCGGCGGGAGTGGGCCGAGTGGGCGGCCGAGCAGATCAGGTGA
- a CDS encoding D-2-hydroxyacid dehydrogenase family protein, producing the protein MRLRCAVLDDFQQVATELADWSPVADRVETVTFSGHFGSEDELAAALSGFDIVVTLRERVPFPGSLLARLPRLKLLVASGMRNSVIDYTAAEAHGVTVCGTASTSTPPVELTWALLLGLARGIVEESNSLRSGGPWQQTVGADLHGRRLGLLGLGKIGSRVAHVGLAFGLHVSAWSQNLTKEYTDEVGVELAASKEELLSTSDFVSVHLALGDRTRGLLGPAELALLKPTAYLVNTSRAAIVDQDALLAALHEGRIAGAGIDVFDIEPLPAGHPMRTAPRLLATPHLGYVSRSNLETYYREAVEDIRAFLDGKSVRRLG; encoded by the coding sequence GTGCGGCTGCGCTGCGCTGTGCTCGACGACTTCCAGCAGGTGGCGACAGAACTCGCCGACTGGTCACCCGTGGCCGACCGGGTGGAGACCGTCACCTTCTCCGGACACTTCGGCAGCGAGGACGAACTCGCCGCGGCCCTCTCCGGCTTCGACATCGTCGTCACCCTGCGCGAGCGCGTGCCCTTCCCGGGGTCCCTGCTCGCCCGCCTGCCCCGGCTGAAGCTGCTCGTCGCCTCCGGTATGCGCAACAGCGTCATCGACTACACCGCCGCCGAGGCCCACGGCGTCACCGTGTGCGGTACGGCGAGCACCTCGACGCCGCCGGTCGAACTGACCTGGGCCCTGCTGCTCGGCCTGGCCCGCGGCATCGTGGAGGAGAGCAACTCCCTGCGTTCCGGCGGCCCTTGGCAGCAGACGGTCGGCGCCGACCTGCACGGCCGCCGCCTCGGACTGCTCGGCCTCGGCAAGATCGGCAGCCGGGTGGCACACGTGGGCCTCGCGTTCGGCCTGCACGTCAGCGCCTGGAGCCAGAACCTCACCAAGGAGTACACGGACGAGGTGGGCGTCGAACTCGCCGCCTCCAAGGAGGAGTTGCTGTCCACCAGCGACTTCGTCTCCGTCCACCTGGCCCTCGGCGACCGCACCCGCGGGCTGCTCGGCCCCGCCGAACTCGCCCTGCTCAAGCCCACCGCGTACCTGGTCAACACCTCCCGCGCCGCGATCGTCGACCAGGACGCCCTGCTCGCCGCGCTGCACGAGGGCCGCATCGCCGGTGCCGGCATCGACGTCTTCGACATCGAGCCCCTCCCTGCCGGCCACCCGATGCGCACGGCTCCCCGCCTGCTCGCCACACCCCACCTCGGCTATGTGTCCCGGTCGAACCTCGAGACGTACTACCGGGAGGCGGTGGAGGACATCCGGGCGTTCCTGGACGGGAAGTCGGTGCGGCGGCTGGGCTGA
- a CDS encoding tyrosinase family protein gives MVYVRKDVSKLTRDERRRFVNALLEIKWRGAYDEFVRLHIEYYTSDGETGLRAAHMGPSFLPWHRRFLLDLERALQRVDPSVTVPYWDWTRDRSTTAVPWTDDVLGGNGRSSDRQVVTGPFAYAQGYWPIRHGITNGAFLTRDLGRAGNPIALPTKKELESALADPVYDTSPWDSTCTKGFRNKLEGWGTGQGNVAWRNHNRVHRWVGGAMLGGGSVNDPVFWLHHAFVDLQWTRWQRRHKKKGARYLPAKAPGPGDEQRGRIVARNEPMPPWDVTPQEMEDVSGIYRYA, from the coding sequence ATGGTGTACGTGCGTAAGGACGTCAGCAAGCTGACGCGCGACGAGCGGCGGCGGTTCGTCAACGCGCTGCTGGAGATCAAATGGCGGGGTGCGTACGACGAGTTCGTGCGCCTGCACATCGAGTACTACACCTCCGACGGCGAGACCGGTCTGCGGGCGGCCCACATGGGGCCCTCCTTCCTGCCCTGGCACCGCCGCTTCCTGCTGGACCTGGAGCGGGCGCTGCAGCGGGTCGACCCGTCGGTGACGGTGCCGTACTGGGACTGGACGCGGGACCGTTCGACGACGGCCGTGCCCTGGACCGACGACGTGCTCGGCGGCAACGGGCGCAGCTCCGACCGTCAGGTCGTCACCGGGCCGTTCGCCTACGCGCAGGGCTACTGGCCCATCAGGCACGGCATCACCAACGGCGCGTTCCTCACCCGGGACCTCGGCCGCGCCGGCAACCCCATCGCTCTGCCGACGAAGAAGGAGCTGGAGTCGGCGCTCGCCGACCCGGTCTACGACACCTCGCCCTGGGACTCCACCTGCACCAAGGGGTTCCGCAACAAACTGGAGGGGTGGGGGACCGGGCAGGGCAATGTCGCCTGGCGCAACCACAACCGCGTCCACCGCTGGGTCGGCGGCGCCATGCTCGGCGGCGGCTCCGTCAACGACCCCGTCTTCTGGCTGCACCACGCCTTCGTCGACCTGCAGTGGACCCGCTGGCAGCGGCGGCACAAGAAGAAGGGCGCCCGCTATCTGCCGGCCAAGGCGCCCGGCCCCGGCGACGAGCAGCGCGGGCGGATCGTCGCCCGGAACGAGCCCATGCCGCCGTGGGATGTCACGCCGCAGGAGATGGAGGACGTGAGCGGGATCTACCGGTACGCCTGA
- a CDS encoding tyrosinase family oxidase copper chaperone, which yields MVISADGAPTVAEPNADGRAGSGSERRTCWVIRRGLLASAVGLALAPLVGASRPPRSGDHTVSPADTGEPAFDETYRGRRIQGTLLRADGCGDDCAWQVTVDGHPLHLMRRADGTWLTMVDHYSSYRTSLAATRAAVDELGPGQRLRDLEPGPLGEGYAHMGEQHGVRA from the coding sequence ATGGTGATCAGTGCTGACGGGGCGCCGACGGTCGCGGAGCCGAATGCCGACGGCCGGGCGGGCAGCGGGTCCGAGCGGCGGACCTGCTGGGTGATAAGGCGCGGGCTGCTCGCCTCCGCCGTGGGTCTGGCGCTCGCCCCTCTCGTCGGGGCCTCGCGCCCGCCGCGGAGCGGGGACCACACCGTGAGCCCCGCGGACACCGGGGAACCGGCCTTCGACGAGACCTACCGCGGGCGCCGCATCCAGGGCACCCTGCTCCGCGCCGACGGCTGCGGCGACGACTGTGCCTGGCAGGTCACCGTGGACGGCCACCCGCTGCATCTGATGCGCCGCGCCGACGGCACCTGGCTGACCATGGTCGACCACTACAGCTCGTACCGGACCTCGCTGGCGGCGACCCGGGCGGCGGTCGACGAACTCGGCCCCGGCCAGCGGCTGCGCGACCTGGAGCCTGGCCCGCTCGGTGAGGGATACGCGCACATGGGGGAGCAGCATGGTGTACGTGCGTAA
- a CDS encoding vitamin K epoxide reductase family protein, translating into MRRAGGGPAFALLLVITGAAGLLASWVITIDEFKLLKDPGFVPGCSLNPVVSCGSVMKSAQASVFGFPNPMLGLVAYGVVICVGVSVLAGAAFPGWYWLVFEAGCLFGIGFVSWLQYESLYRINALCLWCCLAWAATILLFWYVTSFNVRGGFLPAPGPVKSFFAEFTWVLPLLHIGVVGMLVLTRWWDFWTG; encoded by the coding sequence ATGCGCCGGGCCGGGGGCGGCCCCGCGTTCGCCCTCCTGCTGGTGATCACGGGCGCCGCCGGACTGCTGGCCTCCTGGGTCATCACCATCGACGAGTTCAAGCTGCTCAAGGACCCCGGCTTCGTCCCGGGATGCAGCCTGAACCCGGTGGTGTCCTGCGGCAGCGTGATGAAGAGCGCCCAGGCCTCGGTCTTCGGATTCCCCAACCCGATGCTGGGCCTGGTGGCCTACGGTGTCGTGATCTGCGTCGGCGTGAGTGTGCTGGCCGGGGCGGCGTTCCCCGGCTGGTACTGGCTCGTCTTCGAGGCGGGCTGTCTGTTCGGGATCGGGTTCGTGTCCTGGCTGCAGTACGAGTCGCTGTACCGGATCAACGCGTTGTGCCTGTGGTGCTGTCTGGCCTGGGCCGCGACGATCCTGCTGTTCTGGTACGTCACCTCCTTCAACGTGCGGGGCGGCTTCCTGCCCGCGCCGGGCCCGGTGAAGTCCTTCTTCGCGGAGTTCACCTGGGTACTGCCGCTGCTGCACATCGGCGTCGTGGGCATGCTCGTCCTGACGCGGTGGTGGGACTTCTGGACCGGCTGA
- a CDS encoding DUF5949 family protein → MTSTSSETSPFRVAELGTLVVLPWSGAAPDGTDMPYLLAYSLGDAEGGPEMTSAAVEDLLASNGLTVGADLVDGTTGADLALTLRVEADQAVVGMPQLGAQCTAPPAWLAAVAERGYAYLVFTTRPWPEGRPGQPIEPAALAAFVGADQTLSAAAHVVLPAQRPRG, encoded by the coding sequence GTGACCTCGACCTCAAGCGAAACGAGCCCCTTCCGAGTCGCCGAGCTGGGCACGCTCGTCGTGCTGCCCTGGAGCGGCGCGGCTCCCGACGGCACCGACATGCCGTATCTGCTGGCCTATTCCCTCGGGGATGCCGAGGGCGGGCCGGAGATGACGTCCGCCGCGGTCGAGGACCTGCTGGCGAGCAACGGGCTGACGGTCGGCGCGGATCTCGTCGACGGCACCACCGGGGCCGACCTGGCTCTCACCCTGCGTGTCGAGGCGGACCAGGCTGTCGTCGGCATGCCGCAGCTGGGCGCCCAGTGCACCGCGCCGCCGGCCTGGCTGGCGGCGGTCGCCGAACGGGGCTACGCCTACCTGGTGTTCACCACCCGTCCGTGGCCCGAGGGCAGGCCGGGGCAACCGATCGAGCCGGCCGCGCTGGCCGCCTTCGTAGGCGCCGATCAGACCCTGAGCGCCGCCGCACACGTCGTCCTGCCGGCCCAGCGCCCGCGCGGCTGA
- a CDS encoding family 16 glycosylhydrolase yields the protein MTAESPKFTPTASAATAIGATRSAPGKSLVWSEEFNAPIAWGAKWVGDRTSAYRYGNHNPDDNKLDWLDPGCVTVSGGVATFAATPAGHVLRGGRQAWRTGLLTTEYSAEGFQVRTGDYIEARVKLPSRPGAWPALWTWKDGGNEIDTFEYHPDNPNLLELSNHVNDACTYYTDADAVVPGGWVTIGSSCGEDSVDWYVDGERVYRDGTGVGADWSAYLILNLSLCAGEYHPAPSGHRPVTFAAHHLRVYR from the coding sequence ATGACCGCCGAGAGCCCCAAGTTCACGCCGACCGCATCCGCCGCCACCGCCATCGGTGCCACCCGATCGGCCCCCGGCAAATCACTCGTCTGGTCGGAGGAGTTCAACGCCCCGATCGCCTGGGGCGCCAAATGGGTCGGCGACAGAACCAGTGCCTACCGCTACGGCAACCACAACCCGGACGACAACAAGCTCGACTGGCTCGACCCGGGCTGTGTGACCGTCTCCGGCGGCGTGGCCACCTTCGCCGCCACCCCGGCCGGCCACGTTCTCCGGGGCGGCCGGCAGGCCTGGCGCACCGGGCTGCTCACCACCGAGTACTCCGCCGAGGGCTTCCAGGTCAGGACCGGCGACTACATCGAGGCCCGCGTCAAACTGCCCTCCCGGCCCGGTGCCTGGCCGGCGCTGTGGACCTGGAAGGACGGCGGGAACGAGATCGACACCTTCGAGTACCACCCGGACAACCCGAACCTGCTGGAGCTGTCCAACCACGTCAACGACGCCTGCACGTACTACACCGACGCCGACGCGGTCGTCCCGGGCGGGTGGGTGACCATCGGCAGTTCCTGCGGCGAGGACTCCGTCGACTGGTACGTCGACGGCGAGCGGGTCTACCGCGACGGAACGGGCGTCGGTGCCGACTGGTCGGCGTACCTGATCCTCAACCTGTCGCTGTGCGCGGGCGAGTACCACCCGGCCCCGTCCGGCCACCGGCCGGTCACCTTCGCCGCCCACCACCTTCGCGTCTACCGCTGA